One Helianthus annuus cultivar XRQ/B chromosome 7, HanXRQr2.0-SUNRISE, whole genome shotgun sequence genomic region harbors:
- the LOC110942229 gene encoding kunitz trypsin inhibitor 5 yields MKISFFTFILISTFSLSSSQSPVLDTNQMPLVTGVSYYIVPAVSGRGGGVKLSPTTLNQTCPLDVAQENNERLNGLPLNFQLAIPNRGGVIRDTADFNIRFTGARTCGKPAVWRIEEVNGQRVVSSRGTLGNPGKETLSNWFKFEKYDNDYKIVFCPGVCNTCRPACGTIGTTIAKNGRRSLLLSNDPLKVKFIKA; encoded by the coding sequence ATGAAGATATCATTCTTCACTTTCATCCTCATCTCCACCTTCTCACTTTCCTCTAGCCAATCTCCTGTCCTAGACACTAACCAAATGCCACTCGTAACCGGCGTCTCCTACTACATCGTGCCAGCCGTTAGCGGCAGGGGCGGTGGCGTAAAACTATCCCCCACAACGCTAAACCAGACATGCCCGCTAGACGTGGCGCAAGAAAACAACGAACGATTAAACGGGCTACCATTAAATTTCCAACTAGCCATCCCCAACCGAGGTGGTGTCATTCGTGATACCGCAGATTTTAACATTAGATTCACGGGTGCGAGAACATGTGGTAAGCCTGCGGTTTGGCGGATTGAAGAGGTCAACGGGCAACGGGTTGTGTCGAGCCGTGGGACCTTAGGGAACCCGGGCAAAGAAACCTTAAGCAATTGGTTTAAGTTTGAGAAGTATGATAATGATTACAAGATTGTTTTCTGCCCTGGTGTGTGTAACACTTGTAGGCCAGCTTGTGGAACTATTGGTACTACTATTGCTAAAAATGGACGTAGAAGTTTGCTTTTGAGTAATGATCCTCTTAAGGTCAAGTTCATAAAGGCATAG
- the LOC110942230 gene encoding kunitz trypsin inhibitor 5, translated as MQLKVHPHPKQVQENLILQHMMKTLVLLLLFSTISLSFGQGSPDPVRDIDGNLLRTGTEYYILPVFRGMGGGLTLAPTRNESCPLDVVQENQEVDSGLPLTFTPVDPKKGVIRESTDLNIIFSASSICLQSNVWMIEEYEGQLIVSAHGVSGNPGQETLSNWFKIEKYEDDYKLVFCPTVCDFCRPVCGDIGVTITENGIRRLVISDVPFKVMFRKA; from the coding sequence ATGCAACTAAAAGTGCACCCTCACCCCAAACAAGTTCAAGAAAACCTTATACTACAACACATGATGAAAACATTAGTGTTACTTCTTCTTTTCTCCACAATCTCACTTTCTTTCGGTCAAGGATCACCCGATCCAGTTCGCGACATCGACGGAAACCTTCTTCGTACCGGAACCGAATACTACATCTTACCTGTATTCCGAGGGATGGGTGGTGGCTTAACACTAGCCCCCACACGAAACGAGTCATGCCCACTAGACGTAGTCCAAGAAAACCAAGAGGTTGACTCTGGCTTGCCATTGACATTCACTCCGGTGGACCCTAAAAAGGGAGTCATTCGTGAATCCACAGATCTTAACATTATATTCTCGGCTTCGTCAATCTGTCTTCAGTCGAATGTTTGGATGATCGAAGAGTACGAGGGACAACTGATTGTTTCGGCTCATGGAGTGTCCGGAAACCCTGGTCAAGAAACACTAAGCAACTGGTTCAAGATAGAGAAGTATGAAGATGATTACAAGCTTGTTTTCTGTCCTACCGTGTGCGATTTTTGCAGGCCGGTTTGTGGAGATATCGGGGTTACGATTACTGAAAATGGAATAAGACGTTTGGTTATAAGTGATGTGCCCTTTAAGGTTATGTTCAGGAAGGCATGA